The Chryseobacterium suipulveris genome window below encodes:
- the porV gene encoding type IX secretion system outer membrane channel protein PorV, with the protein MTLTKKLFVGLGLGVSMVAYSQIGNIRPVLTGAPFLRISPDARAGGMGDQGVVTTTDAFSQFWNAAKYPFSKTTSAVGINYTPYMSKLTNDVFLLYGAYHRFLGDEERSTISASIYYFNMGSVDLTNLVGTEVVQMGTAKPNEFSIDVAYGLKLSDTYSMAVTGRYIRSDLSGGFGSDNTLKPANSFAVDVSGYFQSPKHQSFGEYEGRARAGFAVQNLGPRLDYTGDEESRSYLPTMARLGAGYDLFIDDLNRVGINLEASKLLVPGPDETGNVPNVGVMSGIGKSFSNPKSLMYSGALEYEYDNAFAVRGGFFHESPEQGGRQYATVGVGLKYQSFGLDLSYLINTSKVNSALDNTLRFGLTWNIGEESSNAQDY; encoded by the coding sequence ATGACATTGACTAAAAAACTCTTTGTAGGATTAGGTTTAGGAGTAAGTATGGTTGCTTATTCGCAGATTGGAAACATTCGGCCGGTACTTACAGGAGCTCCTTTCTTGAGAATTTCACCAGACGCGAGAGCCGGAGGTATGGGTGACCAAGGAGTTGTAACAACAACTGACGCTTTTTCGCAATTCTGGAATGCTGCGAAATACCCTTTCAGCAAAACCACTTCCGCAGTAGGTATTAACTATACTCCTTATATGAGTAAACTCACCAACGACGTTTTTCTTTTGTATGGAGCTTATCACAGATTTTTGGGTGACGAGGAAAGATCGACGATTTCTGCGAGCATCTACTACTTCAATATGGGTTCAGTAGATCTTACAAACCTTGTTGGTACGGAAGTGGTACAAATGGGTACAGCAAAACCCAACGAATTTTCAATCGATGTTGCTTACGGACTCAAACTTTCCGATACCTACTCTATGGCTGTAACCGGTCGATACATTAGATCCGACTTGTCCGGAGGATTTGGAAGTGACAATACACTAAAGCCGGCAAACAGTTTTGCGGTTGACGTATCTGGTTATTTCCAATCACCAAAACACCAGAGTTTCGGTGAATACGAAGGAAGAGCGAGAGCGGGATTTGCAGTTCAAAACTTAGGTCCTCGTTTGGATTACACCGGTGATGAAGAATCAAGATCTTATCTTCCTACAATGGCGAGATTAGGTGCCGGTTACGATTTGTTCATCGATGATCTGAACAGAGTTGGTATCAATCTGGAAGCATCCAAACTTCTTGTTCCAGGTCCGGATGAAACTGGAAACGTGCCAAACGTAGGCGTGATGTCGGGAATCGGAAAATCGTTCAGTAATCCAAAAAGCTTAATGTACAGCGGTGCTTTGGAATATGAATACGACAATGCATTTGCAGTTAGAGGTGGTTTCTTCCACGAAAGTCCTGAACAAGGAGGAAGACAGTACGCTACCGTTGGTGTTGGATTAAAATATCAATCATTTGGTTTGGATCTTTCTTACCTCATCAACACTTCTAAAGTGAATTCTGCACTGGACAATACGTTAAGATTTGGACTCACCTGGAATATTGGGGAAGAATCTTCGAATGCACAGGATTACTAA
- a CDS encoding FUSC family protein: MNYATELKKYATSQYINSAVRITLAIVVPSIILAHFGLLKEFFLFPLGTSFVGLTDQPGPFIRRRNSLILAVVSFAVVAAIASLLKDFPPLIYVEIIFFGIFFSMIGIYGQRLAAVGSLSLVVLGIFIDGHLTGSNIAKSVLIFFAGCLWFVLVFLVVSRIQPYKLASQMIGENYIELANYLKTKSKFYLENPDFETLQRQVIAQQIKIKNLQEETRETVFKTRKIVNESTTTSRLLMLMFLNSIDLHEKLMTSESDYRKIQESFGDSGFLQFVGEYLVKISDELSNIGIALQSGNKAKPINNIEDEIGLVYDQYFDLRNAKLSPETLENFMILRLILNRITDITDEVKTIYKVFSQDIKLAKSLSTGLDYKKFLPSEEKLNRKVIRDNLSLKSSHFRHSIRITVALLIGYLISKLHFLGIGHSYWILITITAILKPAYSTTKHRNLLRLYGTVTGAVLAYALLFFIHNNTALLLILLFSMILCFSFLKWQYFWAVLFMTVYIFLSFNFLNPGNVNLIFKDRILDTAIAGVVAFAVSYFVLPVWEHTQNIVFMKKSAHSNLKYFEAVMAYFKNQNIGIQDYKLKRKDAVIDLANLSDNFQRMISDPKNQQKRLQKVHQFVNTAHLITAYTASFSQYQKSASDYPEIDIDGWNKKITAELLRTDLLLNQEEPGKEIAIESSITPEDSVEKLLEKRKREIGESDIVNRRDPNRITHLTELKNLTEILELIYDVAKEQRRVAEKLMADLAM; encoded by the coding sequence ATGAATTACGCCACCGAACTCAAGAAATACGCGACGAGCCAGTACATCAATTCGGCGGTGAGGATTACTTTGGCGATCGTGGTTCCCAGTATTATTTTGGCACATTTCGGTTTGCTCAAGGAGTTTTTCCTTTTTCCTTTGGGAACCAGTTTCGTGGGACTTACCGATCAACCGGGACCGTTTATCAGGAGAAGAAATTCACTGATTCTCGCCGTGGTGAGTTTTGCGGTGGTCGCGGCGATTGCGAGTTTGCTGAAGGATTTTCCGCCATTGATTTATGTTGAAATTATCTTCTTTGGAATCTTCTTTTCGATGATCGGGATTTATGGGCAGCGTCTCGCAGCGGTGGGTTCGCTCTCGCTGGTTGTACTGGGAATCTTTATTGACGGTCATCTCACCGGAAGCAATATTGCCAAGAGTGTACTCATTTTCTTTGCGGGTTGTTTGTGGTTTGTACTCGTTTTTCTGGTGGTTTCGCGAATTCAGCCCTACAAATTGGCGTCGCAGATGATTGGCGAAAACTATATCGAACTTGCCAATTACCTGAAAACCAAATCTAAGTTCTACCTCGAAAACCCAGATTTCGAAACCCTGCAAAGACAAGTGATCGCGCAGCAAATCAAGATTAAAAACCTTCAGGAAGAAACGCGGGAAACTGTTTTCAAGACGAGGAAAATTGTCAATGAATCGACTACAACGAGCCGCTTGCTGATGTTGATGTTCCTGAATTCCATCGACCTGCACGAAAAACTGATGACCTCCGAAAGCGACTACCGGAAAATTCAGGAAAGCTTCGGCGATTCGGGATTTCTACAATTTGTCGGCGAATACCTCGTCAAAATTTCCGACGAACTGAGCAATATCGGAATTGCTTTGCAAAGCGGGAACAAAGCGAAGCCGATCAACAATATCGAGGACGAAATTGGTCTGGTTTACGATCAGTATTTCGATTTGCGGAATGCAAAACTTTCTCCGGAAACGCTCGAAAACTTTATGATTCTTCGGCTGATTCTGAACCGCATCACCGACATTACCGACGAAGTAAAAACCATCTACAAAGTTTTTTCGCAGGACATCAAGCTTGCCAAGAGCTTATCCACCGGTTTGGATTACAAGAAATTTCTTCCCAGCGAAGAAAAGCTCAACCGAAAAGTCATTCGCGACAACCTTTCACTCAAGTCATCGCATTTCCGTCATTCCATCCGAATTACAGTGGCGTTGTTAATCGGTTATTTGATTTCCAAACTTCACTTTTTGGGAATCGGACATTCGTATTGGATTCTCATCACCATCACCGCAATTCTGAAACCTGCCTATTCCACCACCAAACACCGGAATCTTCTGCGCTTGTACGGAACCGTGACCGGTGCGGTTTTGGCGTATGCGCTGCTTTTCTTCATCCATAATAATACTGCGCTTCTGCTCATTTTGCTTTTCAGTATGATCCTGTGTTTCAGCTTTTTAAAGTGGCAGTATTTCTGGGCCGTGTTGTTTATGACCGTTTATATTTTCCTTAGTTTCAACTTTCTGAATCCGGGAAATGTAAACCTTATCTTTAAGGACAGAATCCTCGACACTGCGATTGCGGGGGTGGTCGCGTTTGCGGTTTCCTATTTTGTTCTTCCGGTTTGGGAACATACGCAGAACATTGTATTTATGAAGAAATCTGCACACAGCAACCTGAAATATTTCGAGGCGGTAATGGCTTACTTTAAAAATCAAAACATCGGAATCCAGGACTACAAACTGAAAAGAAAAGATGCCGTCATCGATTTGGCGAATCTTTCCGACAATTTCCAGCGGATGATTTCCGATCCCAAGAACCAGCAGAAAAGGTTGCAGAAAGTGCATCAGTTCGTCAATACTGCGCATTTGATCACCGCATATACCGCCTCATTTTCACAATATCAAAAGTCCGCGTCAGATTATCCTGAAATCGACATCGATGGATGGAACAAGAAAATTACCGCCGAACTTTTACGCACCGATCTTCTTCTAAATCAGGAAGAACCGGGCAAGGAAATCGCCATCGAAAGCAGCATCACTCCTGAAGATTCCGTAGAAAAACTCCTCGAAAAAAGAAAGCGGGAAATCGGCGAATCAGATATTGTGAACCGACGCGATCCGAATAGAATCACTCATTTGACAGAGTTAAAAAACCTCACCGAAATCCTGGAACTCATCTACGATGTGGCGAAAGAACAACGACGTGTTGCCGAGAAACTGATGGCGGATTTGGCTATGTAG
- the gldJ gene encoding gliding motility lipoprotein GldJ, producing the protein MNKLKLFTLLTLGASILLVSCGGGGTKNGGGTKRFTSKTGWKPNDQKGWFFTGKQQKQKGWPGMVYVEGGTFTMGLVKDDVMHDWNNTPRRMQVSSFFIGETEITNYEYREYVTWLKFVFPSSDPNFKDIYTGALPDTLVWNNKLSRNDFAETYFRSPEFDYYPVVGVSWLQASRYCDWLTDRANEKALMEQGVISKDFYSNDANNQGANSFSLDKFKANDPEIEAYVNKQRLQQKTGIKTSNQRIAAANRNATAGIVEKFRLPTEVEWEFAALGLQKDREYNLYQNKKPEIETLKGKKGRQRGMYLENFKQGRGDYSGVAGWKNDGSPTTSDVKQYPSNNLGIYGMFGNVAEWTADVYRPIIDDEASDFNYYRGNVSREVVKNADGTFKKIEKPTYDTLADGRAVYRGLPGQYERVIVADNKNFRDGDFQSSLDAGYGRGEDSTTVDYNMYNSKQKRFIVDGNGRVILQKDPLSRTTRITNEVRVIKGGSWLDGAYWLDPGQRRFRDEGKSFGWVGFRVAQDAKSTGKGRTKR; encoded by the coding sequence ATGAATAAACTTAAGTTGTTTACACTATTGACGCTTGGCGCCTCAATTCTTCTCGTGAGTTGCGGTGGCGGAGGCACCAAAAATGGCGGCGGAACGAAGCGTTTTACCAGCAAAACTGGTTGGAAGCCAAATGACCAGAAAGGTTGGTTTTTTACCGGGAAGCAACAAAAACAGAAAGGATGGCCGGGAATGGTGTATGTAGAAGGTGGAACTTTCACAATGGGACTTGTGAAAGATGACGTGATGCACGACTGGAATAATACTCCCAGAAGAATGCAGGTAAGCTCATTCTTTATCGGTGAGACCGAAATAACAAACTATGAATACAGAGAGTACGTAACCTGGCTGAAATTTGTTTTTCCATCTTCAGACCCAAATTTCAAAGATATTTACACTGGTGCACTTCCTGATACGCTGGTTTGGAACAACAAGCTTTCGAGAAATGACTTTGCAGAAACTTACTTCAGAAGTCCGGAGTTTGATTATTATCCTGTAGTTGGGGTGTCTTGGCTTCAGGCATCAAGATATTGCGATTGGCTTACTGACAGAGCAAATGAAAAAGCGTTGATGGAACAAGGGGTAATCTCAAAGGATTTCTACTCCAATGATGCCAACAATCAGGGAGCGAATTCATTCAGCTTAGATAAATTTAAGGCAAATGATCCAGAAATCGAAGCTTATGTTAACAAACAACGTCTTCAGCAAAAAACCGGTATCAAAACCAGCAACCAAAGAATCGCTGCGGCAAACAGAAATGCAACTGCAGGAATCGTAGAGAAATTCCGACTCCCAACAGAAGTTGAATGGGAATTTGCTGCTCTCGGACTTCAAAAAGACCGGGAATATAACCTATACCAAAATAAAAAACCGGAAATTGAGACTCTGAAAGGTAAGAAAGGAAGACAGAGAGGAATGTACCTTGAAAACTTCAAACAGGGTAGAGGTGACTACTCAGGAGTTGCGGGCTGGAAAAATGACGGTTCTCCTACGACTTCAGATGTTAAACAATACCCATCCAACAACCTCGGTATTTACGGAATGTTTGGTAACGTAGCAGAATGGACTGCAGATGTTTACAGACCAATTATTGACGATGAAGCAAGTGACTTCAATTACTACCGCGGAAATGTGTCAAGAGAAGTGGTTAAGAATGCTGATGGTACCTTCAAGAAAATTGAAAAACCAACTTATGATACCTTAGCTGATGGAAGAGCTGTGTACAGAGGACTTCCTGGTCAGTACGAAAGAGTGATAGTAGCCGATAACAAAAATTTCAGAGACGGTGATTTCCAGTCCTCTCTTGATGCAGGTTATGGAAGAGGCGAAGACAGTACAACCGTAGATTACAACATGTACAACTCAAAACAGAAAAGATTTATCGTGGATGGAAACGGTAGGGTAATCCTCCAAAAAGATCCGCTATCCAGAACGACGAGAATTACAAACGAAGTTAGAGTAATCAAAGGTGGTTCTTGGCTGGACGGTGCTTACTGGCTGGATCCGGGACAAAGGAGATTCCGTGATGAGGGCAAATCTTTCGGATGGGTTGGCTTCCGTGTTGCACAGGATGCGAAATCTACCGGAAAAGGCAGAACGAAAAGATAA
- the porU gene encoding type IX secretion system sortase PorU translates to MKRILTLVFINLFFMLSFSQTTKIEWEGSTVQDFGSYRITLPFFKNSGFTFEEGGIYYRATEKNSGNKKVVNYSWEKVEAKNLYEINIHQLPKSDYGEVTYYTNPYSNENTTNIRVAALKYEKGVVYRLVSFGLADEKPASTSSVVSTSRTATTENPLKTGNFYKIKVDKSGIFKITSDFLRSNGINPSSVNPKNFRIYGNGGLMLPEHNRDFRFPALQENAIQVVGENDGVWNEEDYAIFYAQGPNGFNVYKTYDNGTGNRRFETRSDQSGNYINIYEDFAYYFINFDLGPGKRVIESDRTATSNPITRYDEYQFINEEKFNLMKIGRNWVGDAFNQTKTVTFTTRSPMQPSDVIRYRSRVIGYLSQGNKVSININNTNPVNLSIPIDDKRDYVSLVYTNFLTNQQGNQISFNYDPNTSANPNGKFYFDYAEVQYKEDLKFNNTQMNFRSYEIQEGSGSSYSFNLSEAASAEQVWEVSDITNAKKMVNKSGNNSNFLFGYTADSNTFVNEFVAFKSSEAFSPSFVGKIQNQDLAGLQNIGYVMITVPEMMSQAQRLADYYQNKYNVAVVDVNKIYNEYSSGGKDITAIRDFITKLNTPKGTLKYALILGDTSYDYKGKNHPNSDIIPSYESEESSNYADSFVTDDYYVMTSQQAIPTNPISPITTVYSRLPDLPIGRLPAENISEAKLLVDKTLAYNNALPGQSTPFGEWRMKMDFVVDDDYDGGDPFHNTMNNALIKAEMETGSPFPNTPPQNFVNKKPEYNIRKLYLDSFAAQTSAGGQRYPQVNQAIANDVGNSLYMFYFGHGGINGWAQERVLTIGMIQNFNNFNGVFSRFPLISTITCEFTLWDEPGTFSAGEQVIKSKQGGASTMITSSRAIGVGYGRSFTTIFTKHLFELVNDDFINMGDSFLKAKIEAGPQADHLKINFLGDPATKLSRPKRYLVVDQIESPVPGQLRALDFVKVKGHINKPDGTLDNTFNGRVAVNIFDKRLNKKTLNNDQDPKMTPVLNYTEEGSAIVKSSGTATNGVFTVEFYVPKDINYENGNGRILVYADNKSFDVFNNQTQVIGGINPDGINDTQPPTVSLFMNNTNFADGGITDQNPMLLACVTDDHGINSTGSGIGHDITVVLDGQIINTAVLNDFFFSGEGNGCTNPNLADYQKGNVTYPFRNLSPGPHQLTFKVWDINNNSTTATLNFVVKDETNKNLEVNKLLNWPNPFTNKTYVQFEHNCDDILDVNVQIYTITGKLVRTISTTVSNEPFLQGYRTPRTAIEWDGKDDFGDAVGKGTYIFKIFAKSQNQDKCKGTATAVEKMVLLR, encoded by the coding sequence ATGAAAAGAATTTTAACTCTTGTTTTTATTAACCTCTTTTTCATGCTTTCCTTTTCACAAACCACCAAAATTGAGTGGGAAGGCAGCACAGTGCAGGATTTTGGTAGCTACAGAATCACACTGCCGTTTTTCAAGAACAGCGGTTTCACCTTTGAGGAAGGCGGAATCTATTACAGGGCAACCGAAAAAAATTCAGGAAATAAGAAGGTGGTCAATTATTCCTGGGAAAAAGTGGAAGCCAAAAACCTGTATGAAATCAACATCCATCAGCTGCCCAAAAGTGACTATGGCGAGGTTACCTATTATACTAACCCATATTCCAACGAAAACACGACCAATATAAGGGTAGCCGCACTGAAATATGAGAAAGGCGTTGTTTACCGCCTAGTTTCCTTCGGTTTGGCAGATGAAAAGCCCGCTTCGACGAGCTCCGTCGTGAGTACTTCGCGAACTGCAACTACAGAAAATCCGCTGAAGACAGGTAATTTCTATAAGATTAAAGTTGACAAATCGGGAATCTTCAAGATTACTTCAGATTTCTTGCGAAGCAACGGGATCAATCCTTCAAGTGTTAATCCGAAAAACTTCAGAATTTACGGAAACGGAGGATTAATGCTTCCAGAGCATAACAGAGATTTCAGATTCCCCGCATTACAGGAAAACGCAATACAAGTAGTGGGTGAAAATGACGGGGTGTGGAACGAGGAAGATTACGCAATTTTTTATGCACAGGGACCAAACGGATTCAATGTTTATAAAACCTACGACAACGGAACCGGTAATCGGAGATTTGAAACCCGTTCCGATCAGTCGGGTAACTATATTAACATTTATGAAGATTTCGCCTATTATTTCATCAATTTTGATTTAGGCCCGGGAAAAAGAGTTATCGAAAGTGACCGAACTGCGACATCAAATCCAATCACGAGATATGATGAGTACCAATTCATCAACGAGGAAAAATTTAACCTGATGAAGATCGGTAGAAACTGGGTAGGTGATGCATTTAACCAAACTAAGACAGTTACTTTCACGACCAGGTCACCAATGCAGCCATCAGATGTGATCCGCTACCGGTCCCGAGTAATAGGATATTTAAGTCAGGGAAATAAGGTATCCATCAATATTAACAACACTAATCCGGTCAACTTAAGTATTCCAATTGACGACAAAAGAGATTATGTTTCATTAGTTTACACCAATTTTCTAACGAATCAGCAGGGAAATCAGATAAGTTTTAACTATGATCCAAATACCTCCGCAAATCCAAACGGAAAATTTTATTTTGACTATGCTGAAGTTCAATACAAAGAAGACCTGAAATTCAACAATACTCAGATGAATTTCAGAAGCTACGAGATTCAGGAAGGAAGCGGAAGCAGTTATAGTTTTAATTTGTCTGAAGCAGCTTCCGCAGAACAGGTTTGGGAAGTTTCCGACATCACCAATGCCAAGAAAATGGTTAATAAATCCGGAAATAATTCGAACTTTCTTTTCGGTTACACTGCAGACAGCAATACTTTCGTAAACGAGTTTGTGGCATTCAAAAGCAGTGAGGCATTTTCTCCTTCTTTTGTGGGAAAAATTCAGAATCAGGATTTAGCGGGACTTCAGAATATAGGTTACGTGATGATTACCGTTCCCGAAATGATGAGTCAGGCACAGCGTCTTGCAGATTATTATCAAAACAAGTATAATGTGGCAGTTGTAGATGTAAATAAAATTTACAACGAATACAGCAGTGGAGGAAAAGACATTACCGCAATCCGTGATTTCATTACGAAGCTCAACACGCCAAAAGGCACTTTGAAATATGCATTGATTCTGGGAGACACTTCTTATGACTACAAAGGTAAAAATCACCCCAACTCCGACATAATACCGAGTTACGAAAGTGAAGAAAGCAGCAACTACGCTGATTCTTTCGTGACGGACGATTATTATGTGATGACCTCGCAACAAGCCATTCCCACGAATCCAATTTCCCCGATTACTACGGTTTACAGCCGACTTCCCGATTTACCGATTGGGAGGTTACCTGCCGAAAACATAAGCGAGGCCAAACTTCTTGTCGATAAAACCCTTGCATACAACAATGCTCTTCCAGGGCAGTCAACACCTTTTGGTGAATGGCGTATGAAAATGGATTTCGTGGTGGATGACGACTACGACGGTGGAGACCCGTTTCATAACACTATGAACAACGCTCTGATTAAGGCAGAGATGGAAACCGGATCTCCGTTCCCCAATACCCCGCCGCAAAACTTTGTCAATAAAAAGCCGGAATATAATATCCGAAAACTGTATTTAGACTCTTTTGCTGCGCAGACTTCAGCTGGAGGACAGCGTTATCCGCAGGTAAACCAGGCCATTGCAAATGATGTGGGCAACAGTCTCTATATGTTTTATTTCGGTCATGGCGGTATCAACGGTTGGGCACAGGAAAGGGTTCTCACTATCGGTATGATTCAGAATTTTAATAATTTCAATGGGGTGTTCTCCAGATTCCCACTCATTTCTACCATTACCTGTGAATTTACACTTTGGGACGAACCGGGAACATTCTCTGCCGGCGAACAGGTAATAAAATCCAAACAGGGAGGAGCTTCAACAATGATTACATCCAGCCGAGCAATCGGTGTGGGATACGGTAGAAGTTTTACCACCATTTTCACCAAACACTTGTTCGAGCTTGTGAATGATGATTTTATCAATATGGGCGATTCATTTTTAAAGGCAAAAATTGAAGCAGGACCTCAAGCGGATCACCTGAAGATTAATTTCCTTGGTGATCCCGCCACTAAATTGAGCCGACCAAAACGATATCTTGTTGTCGATCAAATAGAATCACCGGTTCCCGGACAATTGCGTGCACTGGATTTTGTAAAAGTTAAAGGCCACATCAACAAACCGGACGGTACCCTTGACAATACCTTCAATGGACGGGTTGCAGTGAATATTTTTGATAAACGCCTGAACAAAAAAACGCTAAACAACGACCAGGATCCCAAAATGACTCCAGTCCTAAATTATACTGAAGAAGGAAGCGCAATTGTAAAATCATCCGGAACTGCTACAAATGGCGTGTTCACTGTTGAGTTCTATGTTCCTAAAGACATTAACTATGAAAATGGAAATGGAAGAATATTGGTTTATGCAGATAATAAATCTTTCGACGTTTTTAACAACCAAACCCAGGTAATCGGAGGAATCAATCCAGATGGCATTAATGATACCCAACCTCCTACCGTAAGTCTATTTATGAATAACACCAACTTTGCCGATGGTGGTATTACAGATCAAAACCCGATGCTTTTAGCATGTGTTACAGACGACCATGGGATAAACTCCACCGGTTCGGGAATCGGACATGATATAACCGTAGTTCTTGATGGTCAAATTATCAATACTGCCGTACTTAATGATTTCTTTTTCTCGGGAGAAGGTAATGGCTGTACCAATCCAAATTTGGCCGATTATCAGAAAGGAAATGTAACCTACCCTTTCAGAAATCTTTCGCCAGGACCGCACCAGTTGACCTTTAAGGTTTGGGACATTAACAATAATTCTACAACTGCCACGTTAAACTTTGTAGTTAAGGATGAAACGAACAAAAACTTGGAGGTAAATAAATTGCTGAACTGGCCAAATCCTTTTACCAATAAGACTTATGTGCAGTTTGAGCATAATTGCGACGATATTTTGGATGTAAACGTGCAGATCTACACCATTACCGGAAAACTGGTTAGAACGATCTCGACCACTGTTTCCAACGAACCGTTCCTTCAAGGGTACAGAACACCGAGAACAGCAATTGAGTGGGACGGAAAAGATGATTTTGGAGACGCGGTAGGCAAAGGAACTTACATTTTTAAAATCTTTGCAAAAAGCCAAAACCAAGACAAATGTAAAGGCACTGCAACAGCAGTAGAAAAAATGGTTTTATTAAGATAA